A single genomic interval of Argopecten irradians isolate NY chromosome 8, Ai_NY, whole genome shotgun sequence harbors:
- the LOC138329361 gene encoding peroxisomal leader peptide-processing protease-like codes for MEEESRVSLSQRCCILSVSPGKDEAESTCCGLLIDTRHGTVLTHASLLSLILVNNSSVLKDLKHKQFSQSKELSQIKIEALFQENIPDENEVLGYSNNKLIPNFLNSGLRSTPGHVNYNASVECVFQSWSLKQVLSKLLPPGSWDFVENLSDVDQGNENREKKNQNSPEFYSLLPCFVVLKLWNWKPFESVLDVHSSKNCHQGDQVEILSTPFGSVSPEIFFNTRSQGIISNLAGKNNVLILTDARCIPGAEGGALYVCTDKQRVLTGILIATLCWKNNEWVGLSLAASLSEVLDCLSSLPMKLSNRSYTAVNRHNSHWTVSKMLKSTQAHIPLIFVNGNWGSGVCLGHDKSGHRVILTCSHVIGKGDPTSVEVLYKPVKTPYQADVVYRVPMGQQFDIGILLEQRITIQQSGIEIRKTGSLKLGEAVYVIGHALFGQGYDLEPTVTKGIVSKVIMVKNHPIMIQTTCAVHAGASGGAVVDTEGRLIGLVVCNARDSSTGASYPHINMSVPIATIFPVLDSYIKSGDKTVLHSLCVRDPYIHSLWTMEGVKQGVQVFSSKL; via the exons ATGGAGGAGGAATCGAGAGTGTCTTTATCACAGCGATGTTGTATCCTGTCGGTGTCACCTGGTAAGGATGAGGCAGAGAGCACCTGTTGTGGCCTGCTCATTGACACTCGCCACGGAACTGTGCTCACTCACGCCTCCCTGTTATCACTGATACTGGTTAATAACTCATCTGTTCTCAAGGATTTAAAACACAAACAGTTTTCACAGTCAAAAGAACTGTCTCAGATTAAAATTGAAGCATTGTTTCAGGAAAATATACCAGATGAAAATGAAGTGCTAGGATATTCAAACAATAAACTGATTCCAAATTTTCTGAACAGTGGGCTGAGGAGTACTCCTGGGCATGTTAACTATAATGCTTCTGTCGAGTGTGTCTTTCAAAGCTGGTCGCTGAAACAAGTTCTCAGTAAACTTCTACCTCCAGGCAGTTGGGACTTCGTAGAAAATTTATCCGATGTAGATCAGGGAAATGAAAACCGAGAGaagaaaaatcaaaatagtCCTGAATTTTATAGCCTGCTGCCTTGTTTTGTTGTGCTGAAGTTATGGAACTGGAAACCATTTGAGAGTGTTTTAGATGTGCACTCATCCAAGAATTGTCACCAAGGAGACCAGGTAGAAATTCTGTCAACCCCATTTGGGAGTGTGAGTCCGGAGATTTTCTTTAATACCCGTAGTCAGGGAATCATAAGTAACCTTGCTGGGAAAAACAATGTCCTCATTCTCACCGATGCAAGATGTATCCCAGGAGCTGAAGGTGGCGCCCTCTATGTCTGCACCGACAAACAacg AGTTCTAACAGGTATCCTGATAGCGACGCTATGCTGGAAGAATAATGAGTGGGTGGGGCTGTCCTTGGCAGCCTCTTTATCTGAGGTCCTGGACTGTCTTAGTAGCCTACCAATGAAATTATCTAACCGTTCCTATACAGCAGTCAACAGACACAACAGTCACT GGACAGTATCAAAGATGTTAAAATCTACACAAGCCCACATCCCTCTGATTTTTGTGAACGGTAACTGGGGTTCTGGAGTCTGTTTGGGCCACGACAAGTCAGGTCATAGGGTCATTCTCACCTGTAGTCATGTGATCGGTAAAGGTGATCCAACCTCAG TGGAAGTTTTATACAAGCCCGTCAAAACGCCTTATCAAGCTGATGTGGTGTACCGTGTGCCTATGGGCCAGCAGTTTGACATTGGTATCCTGCTGGAACAGAGAATTACAATCCAACAATCAGGCATTGAGATCAGGAAGACGGGCTCACTCAAACTAG GAGAAGCAGTGTATGTGATAGGTCATGCCTTGTTTGGGCAAGGATATGACCTTGAGCCCACTGTAACCAAGGGAATCGTGTCAAAGGTCATCATGGTCAAAAATCATCCAATCATGATACAG ACCACATGTGCAGTGCATGCTGGGGCCAGCGGTGGTGCTGTTGTGGACACGGAAGGCAGACTGATTGGTCTTGTTGTCTGTAACGCAAG AGATTCTTCAACAGGAGCCAGTTATCCCCATATCAACATGAGTGTTCCCATAGCAACCATTTTTCCTGTGTTGGACTCTTACATCAAATCAGGAG ATAAGACAGTCCTGCATTCCTTGTGTGTCAGAGATCCATACATACACAGCCTGTGGACAATGGAGGGGGTAAAACAAG gGGTTCAAGTTTTCTCCAGCAAATTGTGA